One genomic region from Fictibacillus marinisediminis encodes:
- the fliP gene encoding flagellar type III secretion system pore protein FliP (The bacterial flagellar biogenesis protein FliP forms a type III secretion system (T3SS)-type pore required for flagellar assembly.), with amino-acid sequence METTIQLLLLLTVLSLAPSILILMTCFTRIVIVLSFVRTSLATQQMPPNQVLVGIALFLTFFIMAPTFQEINHDAIGPLIKGKITQEEAFDKGTLPLKEFMTKHTREKDLQLFLNYSGAKKPEKIKDISLLALVPAYAISELKSAFQMGFMIFVPFLVIDMVVASVLMAMGMMMLPPVMISLPFKILLFILVDGWYLIVKSLLLSY; translated from the coding sequence ATGGAAACCACGATACAGTTATTGCTTCTGCTGACGGTTTTATCTCTGGCACCCAGCATCTTAATTCTCATGACGTGTTTTACTAGGATCGTAATTGTTCTGTCTTTTGTAAGAACGTCACTGGCGACCCAGCAGATGCCTCCCAACCAGGTACTTGTCGGCATTGCACTCTTCCTGACATTTTTCATCATGGCTCCCACCTTTCAGGAGATCAACCATGATGCCATCGGCCCGCTCATAAAAGGGAAGATTACACAGGAGGAAGCCTTTGATAAAGGGACTCTGCCTTTAAAGGAATTCATGACTAAGCATACGAGGGAAAAGGATCTCCAGCTTTTCTTGAATTACTCCGGTGCGAAGAAGCCTGAAAAAATAAAGGATATATCGTTATTGGCCCTCGTGCCTGCTTATGCGATCAGTGAATTGAAATCGGCCTTCCAGATGGGATTCATGATCTTTGTTCCCTTTCTTGTTATCGATATGGTAGTGGCAAGTGTTCTGATGGCGATGGGTATGATGATGCTTCCACCGGTCATGATCTCGCTCCCTTTTAAAATCCTGCTGTTTATTCTTGTTGACGGCTGGTACTTGATTGTGAAATCTCTATTAT